From the genome of Fibrobacter sp. UWT2:
CCGACCTGGTTCTCGATGCTCTTGTAACCGTCGGCGGCAATGAACATGAGCATACCGCAGAAAATGCCCAGTATGAGAAGGCTAACGATGCTGTCGCCGTCTTTGACGAGGCAGAGGGCGCTTGCTTTAGCTTGCAGGGGTGCTCCGTAGCGCGTGAGCGCGATCATTCTTGCAAAAAGGAATGTCCCGATAAAGTTGCCGAGCCATACGATTCCGAGGAATTCCCAGTAGCTAGGCTTGTTGTTGACGAAATAGCCGACTTTGCCCGTGAAAAGGTTGAAGCCGAAATTCAAGATGGTAAACAGCCCGAGTCCGAAAAGGAACGATCCTAGAACCTTGTTGTCGCAAGAAAGGTAGGCGGTGCCGCCAAGGCCGATGCATAGGCCAGAGTAAATCGATAGAATAAGATTTTTAATCACGGGCGGCAAATTTAGAAAAATTTATACCCGCGTCTAACTTTTAAAAGAAATAATTTTTTCTTATTCCACGACCAGGGATTTATCGTAAATGAAATCGACTTCTTCGGGTGTGATTCCACCGGGGACGAGGTCGAGCTTGGATCGGTTCACCTTCATGGCGGCAGCGAATTGGTCGCGCATTTCGCGAGAAACCTTGCATTTTCCGATGAGCTTGTCAAGCATTGCAGTGAAATCGGCGGTGCTTTTGAGGCCTAAAAGAGCCAAAATGCGCTTGGCATCTTCGGGAACCTTCTTTTCGCAGACATCTACGTAGCCGCCCAGGAAGTAGCCGACGGCGGGGCCGTGCGGCACGCCCTGATGCAGCGTGAGGTCATAGCTCATCCCGTGCGGTACGGAGGTGCTTGTGTGCGCAATGGACATGCCCGCGATAGTTGAGGTGAGCATGAGTTTTTCGTAAAGGCTTTCGCTTACGGGCGCGTCGGAAAGAAGCGTGTCCTTGAATTCTCCCCAGAGCTTGAGGCCGTATTCCGGGCACATTCGATTGAATGTGTTGGAATAGACATTCAGGATGCTTTCGACCATGTGGGCGAGCGCATCGACCGCGGTATTGATAATCAGCGTTTTCTTGGCTGAAGCGAGGTACTTGCCATCGACAAGCGCGAGCGCCGGGAAAATGCGGTGCGGAATGCTCTTTTTCAGGTGAATCTTGTGGTTCGTGATGATGGAAACCGGTGTTGCCTCGGAGCCTGTTCCGCAGGTAGTCGGTACGGCGACGACAGGCACATGGCCGAATGGTTTTTCAGGAGCCTTGTGCAAGTTGTCCGCGATGAGATTCGGGTTCGCAAGGAGCAAGGCGACTGCTTTTGCTGCGTCGATGGCGGAACCACCCCCGATTCCGATGATGTAATCGGCACCAAAATCGCGAGCTTGTTTGGCTGCGTTTCCCACGGTATCGGTTGACGGGTTTTCTTCGACTTGATCAAAAACCTGGTACGGCACGTGCCCCGCATCCAGAACTGCGGTAACATCGTCCAAGGAACCGTTCTTCTTGGCTGAAGTTCTGCCCGTCATGATGAATGCGCGCTTTCCAACCGCAAGCAAGTTTTGCGCGTGGTTCTTCACGCAGTCTTTTTCGACATAGATATCCGTGGGTACATAAAAACGCATAGAATGGTCCTGAAGTTATGAGAGTATGCAAAAAAATAGTAAATCGAGGTTGGAAAATTTTGCCAGCTAGAATCTGCGCACCACAAGGATTTCGAAGGCCGCTACGTATTTTTGTTCCAGGTGCTCGCCAAACGCGATGGCAGAATATCCGCTTTTAAGAACGATGTTCCAGGCCCATTTTTCCCCGATGTAGCCAAATGCGGTTTTTATGTCCGATTCGGGCAATAGCAGGTTGCCGTCATCAATGCGTTCGCGGCCGTACGCGATGCCTACAACGCCCCAGAGATTCCAGAAATACCCGTTGCTGAAAACAAAGGTGTAGGTGTACCCGACGTCACCCCAGATGGAGGTGATGTCGCGCTTGTCGTTTTCGTAGCCGAGAACCCCGTCGTTGTCTTCGGCAATGTTTCGCTGCAGGCGCCCGCCGATAATCAAACTCCCGGCAGATTTCTTTTGACGGCGATCCAAAAAGTAGGCGCTCCTGGGTGCGAAATTTCCTTTCGCGGTCGCCATCCAGAGCATCGAAAAATACATGTCCGCAAACCAGAGATCAATGAATTCTTGCTCCTTTTTGCCGTCGCGTTCGACTTCCGTGGTAAAGCCGCTGTAAAAGCGGAGCTTTGCCGCAAGCCACCAGTTTCCCGGGAAAAAGTCAAGTCCCGTCTCGAAAGCCTGGGTGTCCGATTTTTCTTTTGAAGTGGTAAAAGGAAGACTGTATTTGAAATCGGCGGACACGTCCCACGAAATTCCGAATGTGGTAAACAGACTGTCGTAACCGACGCCGATGCCCACATCGACCGGGCGGTTTGAATTGAGCATCGAGTTGTTGTAGGCGGAATTCCAGATAGCCACGAAATTGTAATCGCACAAGAAACGCAACGAGAACCGTTCGCGGAACTTGGAAACCGAAGGCTCGTCGCTGTCTTGCGCTTCGGCAAAGGCAACCCCCGCGAACACCAGGGCAAACAGGAATATTTTCAGTACGCACTTCATCAGGGGTTTTGAAAAGATAATAATGCTTAAAAGCTAATGTTAAATTGAAATTTTGATTTCAAATAGTTGGTTCGCAAGCCCGACCGTTGGTTCGAAATCGGCAATCTTCTTGAACCCGTATTTTTCGTATAGGCCGTGGTGCTCGCTTTTGAGATAAATTTTTTTGTAGCCGAGCCTTTGGGCGTAATCAAGCGCCGCGTCAATTAAGCTTTTGGATAGCCGCTCTCCCCGGAATTTTTCGCTAACGTAAACGAGATTTATAAAAGGGCTGCAACTGAATTTTGCAGGAATGTTTCCGTTCTCCTCGAGAACGCAAAAGCCGACAACATCTTCACCGTGTACAGCAACGAAAACTTTTTCCCAGTCTAGGAAATCGTTCTTTGACATTCGATCGGCTAAACGACGCCCCGGCAGCCATGGGCAATCTTTCGCGAAAGCGTGCGTCTTTTCCCACCATGGTTCATCTTTGTTGATCGCGATTATCATTGCTTTACCTCAGCTTATAAAAAGCCCTTATAAGATTTTACGGGTACTTCCCTCCGGGAATATCCTTCAAAATTTCTTTCCAGAAATCGCGGAATTCCTTTTCGGTGACGGTGCCGCCTGCGCTGAGTAGGCGGTAGTGCTCGCCTTGCCAGATGTAATCGACGGGGGAGGAGTCAAATCCGTTGCGGGTGTAAAATTCGCGGCGTCGGTTCCTGCGTTCGAGTTCTTCGGCGTCCTTGGAATCTTCTTCGACTTCGATATCGACGACAATGCGGGAGTCGGGATGTTTTTCGCGGATGGCCTGCAAAATTTGCGAACCATACCCGCGAGAGTGTAACTCAGGCTCAACTGCAAAGTAGACGATGTTCGTGATGTCGCCGTGCGAAATGGAATTTGAAAATCCGCAGAAAGTATCTCTATCAAAAAACGCCCAGAATTCCCGCTTGATTTTATCGTCAAGCAAATGCTTTATTGGAATCCGCTCGTTGGCCGGAAACGCCGACTCGTACAGAGCCTTGACCTGTGGAAACCAGGGGACATCTCTTGTGACATCGAAAAAATGGAGCATAAGAATTATTTATAAAGAATAATAAAAAAGCCCAGGCAACGGTTGTGTTGCTTGGGCTCTTGTACCTGAAAGAGACTGTTTTACTTGATAAATGCGGTAAGCAGTTTCTTTGCCTCGTCACCGGTGGCAAAACGTATCTTGCCTACGGTGTGGTATTCGAATCCCTGGAACTGCTGCAAATGTAATGCGGCAAATTCGTGGTCCTGCGAATAGCAAAGGTTCAAACGCAAATTCCCGTTGTCGCTAGTGGCCGGGCGTCCTTCCTTTTTGAGGATTGCGATGAGTTCGCTCTGGTCCGCTTCGAGAATCGCTTTGACTTTTTGACCTTCGGTGGGGTTGTAGTCTAAGGTGATGCCCACGACATTCGATTTGGTCGGTGCGTACGTTATTTTTGTCTTGAGTCCGAAAAAGCTTTTTTCGGTCTTGATGTAGATTTGATTGAAGAGGGCGCTTGCCATCTCCATTTTTGCGATATTCATAATCTTTCTCTTTTGTTCAATGAGTGAAATGGTCCCTGAGTGGTACACTGAGCCTGTCGAAGTGCTTGTCAGGGGGCCGATGTCTTGTGCATGCAGAGAAAGAATCGATTAACAGAGAATTCGTTTCAGCGTAAATACGTAATAATCTTTTGACGCTTGGTAGGCGAGTGGGGTAGGGTATGCGCTGTATACGAGACCTTGTGCCGAGATTCTTTGTTGAATGTGCGTGGAGATTCGCTTGAATGCGCCGGCGTCACGTCCGCAGAATCCTTGAAAATTTCCGCTTCGCAAAGTGCGCGAAAGAGCTTGTTGCCCCGCGCGACGTGTCAGCAGGACCGCTTCTGAGGTGTTCTCACGTGAAAAGAAAAGCGGTTCGCTTGTAGAGCTTTGGTCAAAAGTAGCGTCGCTAAGTTCGCCCGCAGTTCTCAACTCAACGTCGTAATCGTAAACAAAAGACCCCTCGATAACGGCGGCGAATATCGCAAACACCGCGACCGCAATCATCGAAAGAACATTTTGCTTAAGGCGTTTCATTGAGCTATAAAATAGCAAGTTTGACCTATGACGACAACTTTTGGAACATTTTAGTGTATATTTATTTCTATGAAATCGTTTGAAAACAAAGTGGTCGTAGTGACGGGCGGGGCGCACGGGATTGGTGCAACTGTTGTGAGTGAATTCGAGAAAGAGGGCGCGAAGGTTGCGTACATCGACATTCGCGAGAATCCCTGCTTTGTGGGGGACCTCTCCAAGAAGGAAGTCCTCGAAAAATTTGCGCAGTTCGTCATCGAAAAATACGGGCACGTGGATGTGCTGGTCAATAATGCACTCCCGCTGATGAAGGGCATTGACGAATGTAGCTACGAAGAATTCAGCTATGCGCTCGCTGTCGGCGTGACTGCCCCGTTCTACCTCGCAAAACTTTTTGCGGCCCATTTTGCGAAGGGCGCAAGCATTATAAACATTTCTTCGAGTCGCGACCGCATGAGCCAACCGCAAACGGAAAGCTATACGGCGGCGAAGGGAGGGATCGCAGCCCTCACGCATGCGCTAGCCGTGAGTTTTGCAAGCCGCGTGCGTGTGAATTCAATTTCTCCGGGTTGGATTGATACGGATTTCAAGGTCTATGAAGGCCCCGATGCCACGCAACAGCCCGCAGGTCGCGTCGGCAATCCGCTTGACATCGCGAATATGGTACTTTTCCTCGCGAGCGAAAAAGCCGGCTTTATCACCGGCGAAAACATTTGCATTGATGGCGGCATGACCCGCCAGATGATTTACCACAACGATTGCGGCTGGAAATTGGAAGGGTAAATAAAGGTTACATGTCCTTTATACAGCGGATAGAGAAAGATCCTTTTTTGGAATTTGCTCCCAAATGTCCAGCATCATTTTCCATTACATAAGCTGCATCAAAGACCGTTTCTGTGCTTCCCTCGTCCCATTCGTCGGTGCATATAAAGAATGCCCTCTCGCCCTGGCCCTTGCCTTTAGCATTTTCGTCAAGTAAAGGGAATCCTGCGGGAATAACAGAAAATCCGTAATCATCTGTGCCTGTGTGAATACCAAGCCACCCCTTGCTTGACTTTAATACTTTGCCGGCAACATCTTCTCCAACAGCGTCATGCAGATCCCACCATTCGTCAAAGGATGGCAAATGCCAGCCTTCAGGGCAAATGCCTCGTATCGTGTCATCAGATAGAATGCACGATGCCCCGTACCCGCAAGTTCGTGGATTTTCTTCGTCATTGGCCAAAGCAACGGAATCTATTGCCGCCGCCCAAGTGTAAAAGCGTCCGACGATATCGCATTTTGCTTCGTCATTATCGATGCACCAGTTATTTCCTTTAATACTTGGCGTTAAATTGGTGTCGGCGTAATTCAGGTTTTCCGCCATCCAAGTTTGATCCCCGATTTTTACCGTCTTGTATTTTTTTCCGTCGCGTTCATCCGTTATTTCTCCATATTCAATATCTGGATTAAGGTAAGCCGTCTTAGGGAGGCTCCAGTCAAATTCATTGTTACTGCTGGAACTTTTCGCTTGACTGCTGCTTGAATTTTCTGTTTCGCTGCTACTTGAACTTTTGGCTTCGCTGCAACTAGAAACGGTGGATTTGCTATCGCTAGATGTTAAGTTGCCGGATTTGTGGGACGAATTGTCTTCGTCGCTATATTCTTCAACAGCTGGCCCTGACGCTTCCTGCGAACAAGCCCAGCAAAGAATAAGGGAAAAACAGACTAAAAGTTTTTTGTACATCATATGACACCTCCTTATAGAAAATAACTAAAAATGTGCCAAAACGCATAGATTACGTAAAAAAATTGAGAAAAGTGCTTTTATTTGGTTATATTAAAAGGGGAATGTTTACGCGTTTTGAGATGTGGCTATGGACAACGAATTGACGCTTTTGATAGGGAAGGGGGAAAAGATCCTTTATGCCGGAAAGCCGGACAAAAGGTGTTTCATTTTCGAATGCATTTTCAATCCGCTGCTCGCGTTTGCTCTCGTCTGGGGACTTTTTGACATGTTCTTTATCGGGGCGGCTTTCTCTTCGGACAAGGCGGACGAGGCGGCCTTCTTTATCATCCCGTTCATGGCGCTGCACATGATGCCGGTTTGGCTTTACCTGGGCGGGGCGCTCCTTTCGTTCAGGCGGTACCGCAACACGGCCTACATCGTCACCGACAAGGGAATCTACGCCTCTGGCGGTATCTTTGGGAGAACTTACAAGTCAAAGCCGTTCGCGGAACTTTCCCATGTGGACCTGCATCGCGGCATTTTCGATCAGTGGTTTGGCGTGGGCGACATCATTACGACCTCTGCTCAGGCTAATCCCGCTACAATGAACGGCCGCAGGACTTCTACCAACGCGGGCATTTCCATTGACAGCATTGCCAATTACGCAGAAGTGTACAAGCTTGTGAAGCAACTGCAAGAGGACATCTACACCGACGTGATGTACCCCAATGACCTTCGTCCCTCCGAAAATCACGGGTATAAGTCGAAGTATAAAGGCTAGGGCTTGATGGTTATCGGTGTTCCGTCTTTGACGGCGTCGTAGATTTCTTCGATTTCGTCGTTCGTGACGGCGATACAGCCGGCGGTCCAGTCTTTCCACCGGTGCCAGAATTTAAAGAGGAATGCCGGAACTTTGTTCGGGTAGCCGTGAATCATGATGTCGCCCCCAGGCTCGTAATAGCCTTCTTTCGCGGCCTTGATTTGCTCCGCGTTCGGGTACGAAATCTTCAGCGATAAATGAAACTTGCTTTTGGGGTTGTGAAGCACGATGGTGTAGTCGCCTTCGGGCGTCTTGTTGTCACCTGACTTGACCTTCGCTCCCACGGGATTCTTGCCAAGCGAAATCCTGTACGTCTTGACAACGCTATCGCCGTTGCGCAAGTGCATTTGGCGCTTCGCCTTTTCTACGAGGATGTTGTCGATGGGTGAGGAGAGCATGGGTTGAAATGTAGTTTTTTTAGAATTCGCCGCAAAACTCAAGGCCGAGTTGGTGTAGGGTGGGGTTGCGTGCTAAAGTTCATTGCTCGTAAAGAGCGACTATAAGACCTACTTTTGAATATTTCTTTAGTTATGCGGGCTCGCAAGCAGCTTTTATGTTGTCACGAACTTAATCAATTCCGTATAATTCCCCGAATCTGCGGCATGAAGTGCATCAATATACTTCTTTCGTAAATCCGTAATGTCGGTCAAGCTGGCATCTCCCCAATAGAGCCGCGGTTCGCCAAGTTGCTGCATAAGCAGGTCCGCCATCAGTCGCGAAATTCTACCATTGCCGTTAGGGAACGGGTGGATTAAAACAAGCCTGTGGTGAAGCCGGACGGCTATTTCCAAGTTGGGGAATGTATGGTTCTCCATCCAGAATTTCACATCATCGAACAACGTCTTCAATTTGACGGGAATTTGGTATGGCGCGACCCCAATGTTTCTTTCCGTCGTTCGGTATTCACCGGCCCATTTCCACACTTGACCGAACTATATCGGCCATACCCAAAATATAAATTATGGGCATGTCATAAAATGACAAAATGACGAATGGGGAAAATTTTTACTTGTCCCAAATGCGCCTTATGTTCTTGGCTATCATCTCATCGGCCATGTCCGTCAGGATATGCGGATCATCGGCAAGTTGATTTTCCAATGCCATGTTCGTGTTGACGCTCGATAGGATTGCTTCGGCTTTTTTGTGGGCCTGTCGTTTAATCGTCTCCTGCAGGCTGCTCTTGGGGATAAAACCGTAAACGAAATCGCAGTCAAGGCCTTCCGCGATTTTTTTCATGGTCGAAATCTTGAGGTTGTTTTCGTTGAGTTCCATCTTGGCGATGCGCGGCTGAGAAAGCCCGACGCGTTCCGCAAGTTGTTTTGCGGTCATTCCGAGAGCCCGACGAACGGCGGAAATCCACCCTTGCTTGGGAGGTTGGGCGTCGCGAAGCTGGGCGAGGTTTCCCGTCTTATGGGCAAGAGCCCTGAGCAAAATCAGCCTTTGGTTCATAAAATAATCTATTTGTTATAATCTGCTTGATAAATATAATAAATATGTTGTAGAATTTCAATAAAATATAACTTTTTTATTGTAAATTGAAGTTTAACTCCGGAAATTCCCCAAAAAACAATTTGAAGTCTAGGATGAAAACTGCTAATATATCGGCGCTTTTGATAGAATTTAAGAGGGATTCGCCAATATTTGAGCATGTGTGTGGATTTTGGGGCTTGATTTTAAGAACTAGCCGCAAAGCTCAAGGCCGAGATTGTGTAGGGTATGGGGCCGCGCTGAAGTTCTTAGCTCGTAAAGAGCCTAAAAATCAGTAATCGTCGCCGAGGATTTCTTCGAATCTTTTATCTCGGAATTCCCAGTCAATTTTTATGCTATCGTGAAACGGAGTGTGCCGATTGTATGACATTGCATGAAGACGGAAAAGGTCCGGGTCCAGGAAATCCTTGAGGTCAGGTTTAATCTTTACCGGATTTTTTCTAACGCGTTCTACAGCACGACGGATTTCTTCCTCGTCCTTACGCAAGAATTCCTCAAGTTCATCCATCGTGTACGGCATATTAGTTTTACCTCTGCTCGTAAAGAGTGACTATAGACTCATTTTGTCTATCTTATTTTTTTATTTATTTCCATTTGCGAAATAGGACTGTTTTATTAATTCCATAATGTCAGCAATCTTTGATTTTTCTGAAAGATATACTCTATAATCGCCATTACCCCAATGACCAATATCTGAAACATCTTGTGCTATTCCATTGGGATCGACTAGAGTACCCTTGGACATATTGATGAAAATCTTCAGGTTATTTTTTTGAATTTCTACATCAGTGAAATTTTTTGGAGATTTGAACGCAATGTAAAGTTTCTTTGGCTCAACAACCACGTTGTCAAGTTTCTTTATCTCTTTTTTTAGTTCTTGATAAAGTAGAATGGTTTCTTTGTTTCCTTTGGAAAGTAAACTATCCTCTGTATACAACACTGAATTTTCAACTTCTTCTGCCATTTTTTCGTCAATGATTTCGTGACCTTCCGGTGAAACTTTGTGCAATCTTTGGACTGTTCCACTGACGGTTGCAATCGTCTGAAGAATTGCATAAGCATCATCGGCAGACATTGCATAGAACTCTTTTTTTCTCTTTTTACCATCAAAAGTTTCAATAGCTCGCAGGTTTGGATTGATGCTGTCTATCATATTATGGAGAGCCAAATCCTGAAGGCGCTCATTAACTTCATAGATGGCGAACACTCTGAAAGCATAAGGAATGCACTCGCTTCGATTAAGTTCCTTTAAGCGTTTCTGTAAATTATCCGCATATCCAATTTTCACATATTCAGGAAAGCTCGGATTAGTAAGGATATATACAACGCCTTGACCTTTGTTATTTTTCTTGTTCATTATGCTTTACCTGTAAATGTGGCTCTTCTTTGTATGGTGGTTGTAACGCGACGCTTAAAGTATCCATATAAAAATATATCATATTTTTTGTTATCTCGCAAGCATTTAGGGCAGAACGTTTATTTTTATGTGCTCGCAATACTCAAAAAACGCCCAGGCTTTTAACCTGGACGTTTTCTAAAAGGAGGTCCCGGCTCGGAGGCGGGGAAGGCATCCTATTACTTCAAGAACTGCATGTACGGCAGCTTGCTTGCAAGTTCCTGCACCTTGTCGGCGTTGGCCATGAGGGCGGAACGTGCGTGCCAGGAACCGTCGAGGAACTGACCGCGGGGGCCGTCGGCAAGCGTGAGCTCGATGGTTTCGTCACCCATCTTGAGCGTGCGGCTTTCGGTGCTCGTCACGAGTTCTTCGCTCGGGTGTGCTTCGATCCAGGCGAGAATCTTGTCTGCAACTTCGTGGCTCACCTTGTAGCAAGGCACGCCAATGGCCACGCAGTTACCGAAGAAGATTTCGGAGTAGCTTTCGGCGATGATGGCGCGGATGCCCCAGCGCTTGAGAGCCTGCGGAGCGTGTTCACGGCTGGAACCGCAACCGAAGTTCTGGTTAGAAACGAGGATGGAGCCGTTCTTGTAGGCCGGATCGCGGAACGGGTGGACCTTGCCCTGAGCGGCGAGGCCAGCGATATCGTCGGCAAAGGCGTTTGCGCCGAGGCCTTCGAAAGTCACGCACTTGAGGAAGCGTGCCGGGATGATACGGTCAGTGTCGATGTCGTTGCCGCGTACAGGAACGCCGGAACCTTTAACAATGTCGATAGAATTCATTTTTTAAATCTCCTTGCGTTACTTGATGTACTTGCGGACGTCGGTGACCTTGCCTTCGATGGCGGCGGCAGCCACCATGGCGGGGCTCATGAGGATGGTGCGGCCCGTCGGGCTGCCCTGACGGCCCTTGAAGTTACGGTTGCTGGAGCTTGCGCTCACCTGGCGGTCCTTGAGCTTATCCGGGTTCATGGCGAGGCAGAGCGAGCAGCCTGCTTCGCGCCATTCGGCACCGGCTTCCTTGAAAATCTTGTCGAGACCGAGAGCTTCGGCTTCCACCTTGATCTTCATGGAGCCCGGAACGACCCACATCTTTACGGTCGGGGCGACCTTGTGGCCCTTGATGATTTCGGCGGCGGCCTGCAAGTCGCTGAGGCGGCCGTTGGTGCAGCTACCCACGAAGGCGATGTCAATCGGGCGGCCAATCATCTGGCTGCCTTCTTCCCAGCCCATGTATTCATAAGCTTCGGAGATGACCTTCTTTTCGCTGCCTTCGAATTCGCTGATCTTCGGCATGTTGCCGTTGAGCGGAATGGCCTGGGCCGGAGTGATACCCCAGGTAACCATCGGTTCGAGGTTGTCGCAGTTGATTTCGACTTCGTCGTCAAACTGGGCGTCGGCGTCGGTAGCCACGGACTTCCAGTAAGCAACGGCTTCGTCCCACTTGTCAGCCTTCGGGGCGTACGGACGGCCCTTGAGGTATTCAAAAGTCTTTTCGTCGGGGTTGCAGTAACCGACGCGGGCGCCACCTTCGATAGCCATGTTGCAGACCGTCATACGGCCTTCCATGCCCATTTCTTCGATGACCGGACCGGCAAATTCGTAAGCGTAGCCAACGCCACCGTTCACGCCGAGCTTGGCGATGTAGGCGAGGGCAACGTCCTTGGCGGTCACACCCGGCTTGAGCTTGCCGGTGAACTTGATGCGGCGAGTCTTGAGCGGGCTCATGGCGAGCGTCTGGGTAGCGAGAACGTCGGCCACCTGGCTTGTACCGATACCGAATGCGATAGCACCGAAGGCACCGTGCGTTGCCGTGTGAGAGTCACCGCAAGCAACGGTCATACCCGGCTGGGTCACGCCTTCTTCGGGGCCCACGATGTGGATAACGCCCTGTTCGGCGGTGGCGGGGCCAAAGAACTTGATGCCGTTGTTCTTGGTGTTGTTTTCAATGTGGGAGAACATCTCTTCGGAAATGCCGTCCTTGAGCGGGCGGTTGCGTTCCGGGAAGGTGGTCGGGATAATGTGGTCGACCGTGGCGAAGGTGCGTTCCGGGAACAGAACCTTCTGGCCTTCTTCGCGGAGCTGCGCAAAAGCCTGCGGGCTCGTGACTTCGTGGCAGAGGTGGAGCCCGATAAAGAGCTGGCACTGGCCGCTCGGGAGCTTTGCTACCGTGTGGCTTTCAAAAATCTTCTGATAGAGTGATTTTCCCATGATTTTGTCTCTTTTTTATGCCTTTTCGATTTATTCTCCAAGGCTGATTAATTGCGGCGTAAATATAGTAAAA
Proteins encoded in this window:
- the leuC gene encoding 3-isopropylmalate dehydratase large subunit, with the protein product MGKSLYQKIFESHTVAKLPSGQCQLFIGLHLCHEVTSPQAFAQLREEGQKVLFPERTFATVDHIIPTTFPERNRPLKDGISEEMFSHIENNTKNNGIKFFGPATAEQGVIHIVGPEEGVTQPGMTVACGDSHTATHGAFGAIAFGIGTSQVADVLATQTLAMSPLKTRRIKFTGKLKPGVTAKDVALAYIAKLGVNGGVGYAYEFAGPVIEEMGMEGRMTVCNMAIEGGARVGYCNPDEKTFEYLKGRPYAPKADKWDEAVAYWKSVATDADAQFDDEVEINCDNLEPMVTWGITPAQAIPLNGNMPKISEFEGSEKKVISEAYEYMGWEEGSQMIGRPIDIAFVGSCTNGRLSDLQAAAEIIKGHKVAPTVKMWVVPGSMKIKVEAEALGLDKIFKEAGAEWREAGCSLCLAMNPDKLKDRQVSASSSNRNFKGRQGSPTGRTILMSPAMVAAAAIEGKVTDVRKYIK